In one Brassica oleracea var. oleracea cultivar TO1000 chromosome C9, BOL, whole genome shotgun sequence genomic region, the following are encoded:
- the LOC106315956 gene encoding uncharacterized protein LOC106315956, translating into MNNNAEAEQEEEFSEWVVIQTSSTSSPVDASSPLSSQISQPSQGRDDDDEDSVVPVVEEEEEEEEDESSSTVNQSFPWRVIETAKKRLKDSGIFERAPCNYVSSTRVFWSFTLICGFSLVSSLVYVKIVRWWRRLQEEKLRFLLLQLREKDQKIKELITEIGRLNESISSRRRVRVVRIL; encoded by the exons ATGAACAACAATGCAGAGGCAGAGCAAGAAGAGGAGTTCAGTGAATGGGTAGTGATACAAACCTCATCCACGAGCTCACCAGTCGACGCATCTAGCCCTCTAAGCTCACAGATATCACAACCAAGCCAAGGCCGTGATGATGATGATGAAGATTCTGTTGTCCCCGTCGTAGAAGAAGAAGAAGAAGAAGAAGAAGATGAATCCTCAAGCACCGTGAACCAGTCGTTTCCTTGGCGGGTGATTGAGACTGCCAAGAAGCGACTGAAGGACTCAGGAATTTTTGAGCGGGCGCCTTGTAATTACGTGAGTAGTACAAGGGTGTTCTGGTCATTCACCCTCATTTGTGGCTTCTCATTGGTCTCGAGCCTTGTTTATGTGAAGATCGTGAGATGGTGGAGACGATTACAAGAAGAGAAGCTGAGGTTTCTGCTTCTTCAGCTCAGAGAGAAAGATCAG AAAATAAAGGAGCTTATAACTGAAATTGGGAGATTGAACGAGTCGATATCATCCCGGCGCAGAGTTCGAGTGGTTCGGATCTTGTGA